Part of the Syntrophorhabdaceae bacterium genome, TTTTTAAGTCCATTATTTCTACTACTAATAATGTATGAGGAATTGATGTCAAAGCGCTCTCAAAGAAAAATAGGTTTCATGGTTAATTATCAGCAACCGATACATTCCGCGACCAGCAGCAGTTAGTAAGAAGATGAAAAAGCTTATTGTATTTAAGCATAAAGCATCAAAAAATAGTTTATGGCTGGAAAAAGCATTGCATCAAGGGCGCTCAACAGAAAACAGCGGCAAAAGATGAACATGAGCAGGTACAGCGGCAGCAAGCTTACAATCCGGCCTGAGAATATGGGCGTGGAAGAGGCCCAGGTTCCGAAATTCAGCATGAGTGAGCATAAATGCCAATTTTGCGGCTTCAAGGCCCGCTACAAGTTTTACAGGTGCCCACAGTGCGACAGCCCGCAGAAAGCATAAACCATCATATACCCTTAATTCTTTTAGTATTGACAAATGCTGGTTTATATTAGAGAATCGCATTATATAAGGCTTTTTAATCATTCTCCATATAATATAGCAAAAGGGACGAAACATGCCTAAAACTAACAATAACGGGGCGAATCTCGGGTTTGAGCAAAAGCTTTGGCAGACAGCGGATAAATTAAGAAACAACATGGACGCTGCCGAGTACAAGCATGTTGTGCTCGGTTTGATTTTTTTAAAGTATATCTCTGATGCTTTCCTGGAAATATACAACGAACTGAAAAACGACCCGGAAGAGCTGTCTGATCCTGAAGATAGGGACGAATATAAGATGCGTAATGTCTTCTGGGTCCCCAAAGCTGCACGATGGGAATATCTCCAGAAGAACGCAAAAAAGCCGGAGATCGGAAAGCTCGTCGATGACGCGATGGATGCAATCGAGAAAGACAACCCTTCCCTCAAGGGCGTTCTCACAAAGAATTATGCAAGGCCCGCGCTCGACAAGCAAAGGCTCGGAGAGTTGATAGACCTCATAGGCACAATCGGCCTTGGCGATTCCGAAAGCAGAAGCAAGGACATATTGGGAAGGGTTTATGAGTATTTTCTTGGCCAGTTTGCGGATGCAGAAGGCAAGAAAGGCGGCCAATTCTACACGCCGCGAAGCATAGTCAATCTGTTGGTTGAAATGCTGGAGCCTTACAAGGGCCGTATCTTTGACCCTTGCTGCGGCTCAGGCGGCATGTTTGTCCAGAGCGAGAAGTTTGTTAAGGCCCACGGCGGAAAGATAGGCGACATTGCGATTTACGGCCAGGAATCGAACCAGACCACCTGGCGATTGTGCAAAATGAATCTGGCAATCAGGGGCATTGACTCAGACATACAATGGAACAACGAGGGAAGCTTTCTCAACGATGCCCACAAGGATCTCAGAGCAAATTTCATTCTGGCTAATCCGCCTTTCAATGATTCTGACTGGAAAGGCGACCTCCTGAGAGGCGATGCACGATGGAGATTCGGGGCTCCGCCTGTGGGCAACGCGAACTTCGCCTGGGTCCAGCACTTTATCTATCACTTAGCGCCAACAGGGATCGCAGGATTCGTTTTAGCGAACGGCTCCATGTCTTCCAACACATCAGGCGAAGGCGATATCAGAAAGAACATTGTCGAAGCTGACATTGTTGACTGCATGGTAGCCCTGCCCAGCCAGCTATTTTACAATACGATGATTCCAGCCTGCTTGTGGTTTGTCGCAAGAGATAAGAAAAACAACAAATTCAAAGACAGAAGAGGAAAAGTGCTTTTCATCGATGCCCGAAAAATGGGCGTCATGGTTGACCGCAGACACCGGGAATTAACAGAAGAAGATATACAAAAAATCGCCTCAACCTATCATGCGTGGAGAGGCGAGGGCGGAAAATATCAGGACGTAAAGGGCTTCTGCAAATCAGCCAAGCTCGATGAGATACAAAAGCATGATTACATATTAACGCCTGGCCGCTATGTCGGCGCTGAGGATGTTGAAGAAGACGATGAATCCTTTGATGAGAAAATGAAAAAGCTGACAACGGAGCTGGCCGAGCAGATGGAAAAGGGCCAAAAGCTGGACAAGGAGATAAGGAAGAATTTGGCAGGGATTGGGTATGAGGTGTGACGATGAGCCAAGCAAAAAACTTCAAAGAGGAATTTGCGAAGTTCTGCGAAAGTCCAGATAGGACTAAACTCAGAGAATTATTGAAGCAGAATACAGGGGAGTATGCACACATAGATTTTAAAGAAAGATGGCCAGAAATACCTGAAACAGCCAAACATGTTTTAGGGTTTGCGAATTCCGGAGCAGGGGTTTTGGTAATTGGCATATCAGAGGAACAAAATGGCTCTCATATCCCCAAAGGTATTGATGCCTTTGAAGATAAAACGAATATCAAGTCAAAACTGCAAAAATACTTACCAGCAGAATTGGAATACGATATTTACAACTTTGAATATGACAATGAAGCTGAATGGGGACCTATCAAGAACAAGCAATTTCAAGTCTTGTTAGTAGAAGACACGCCCCAATATCTACCCTTTCTCTCGTTGAACTCGTCTGGCAATACATTACATAGGAATAGAGTTTATTACAGAGGGAAGACTAACACAGAAGAAGCAACGCATGAAGAGCTAAAAAAAATCATCAATAGAAGATTGGACACCAACATTAGTACAACTGCGGAGAATCAATTTAAAGAACATTTTGATCAGCTCAAAATTCTCTATCTATTTATTGATAAATACATTGTAAAAGCACCTTTTTGGATGCAAAATTTACAAACAATTGCTCAAATGGGTTCTAAAAAAGAAAGAAATCCCAGATATCCAACAGTGGACTTTGAGGATTTTGTTCTTAGAATGATTGAACGGAAAAAAGAGGTCATAGAGAGCATGATTGGGCGAGGATAATTATGATTATGAAGCAAAACCATAAATTCAAAGAAACCGAAATCGGGATGATTCCTGAGGATTGGGAAGTAAAGCCAGCAGAAGGTTTTTGTGAAAGGGTGACTGACGGAACACATGCAACCCCTGAGAAGCGTGACGAAGGGAATTATCTAATTACTTCACGGCACTTAAAAGAAGGTCATCTTGACTTTGACAACGCCTATTTCATTAGTACCTCTGATTTCAATGAAATAAACAAGAGGAGTAGGGTAGATCAGTGGGATATAATATTCAGCATGATTGGAACAGTAGGCGAAGTGTATTTGGAAAAGTCAAATAAAATAGAGTACGCAATAAAGAACGTTGGATTATTTAAATCAGGAAATGAACTCTATGGGAAGTGGCTATTTTTCTTTCTGAAGTCAAGACTCGCTAATGAATATATCAGAAAGAATCGATCTGGAACCACACAAGAATATATTACCTTGGGTTCTTTGAGAAAGTTTCCGATTGCTTATCCAAGGAACACGACTGAAATGCAAGAAATCGTGTCGCATCTGGATTCCCTGCAAAATAAAATCGAACTCAACCAGCAGATGAGCGCGACCTTGGAAAAAATAGGCCAGGCAATATTCAAACACTGGTTCATTGACTTTGAGTTTCCGGATGAGAAAGGCAGGCCTTACAAGTCCAGCGGCGGCGAGATGGTGGATTCTGAGTTGGGAGAGATTCCGAAGGGGTGGGAAGTAGGATGTCTTAGAGATATTTGCGATATCACAATGGGCCAATCTCCTCCTGGACAATATTATAATGAACGAGGTGAAGGATTACCATTTTACCAAGGCGTTGTTGATTTCGGATTTCGATTTCCTGCCAGAAGGGTTTATTGTACGCAAGCTAATAGATTCGCCAAAAAGGATGATGTTTTGCTGAGCGTTCGTGCACCTGTTGGACGCCTGAATGTTGCCGTTGAAAAATGCTCAATTGGGCGTGGAGTAGCCGCATTGCGTTTAAAGGAAGAACATAGCGGCTTACTTTATTATTTGCTTTGTGCTACTCAGTCAGGATGGGATAAATTCGAGGCAGAGGGAACAGTTTTTGGTTCCGCAAATAAATCTGACGTAAACCAATTTAAAATAGTAATTCCGCCAGAGCCGTTGCGAGTGCTCTTTGTATCTTTGATCAATCCAATTGATGAAGCTATAAAGAACAACGATAGGCAATTGCGGGTCTTGTCGCAAACCCGCGAT contains:
- a CDS encoding class I SAM-dependent DNA methyltransferase, producing the protein MPKTNNNGANLGFEQKLWQTADKLRNNMDAAEYKHVVLGLIFLKYISDAFLEIYNELKNDPEELSDPEDRDEYKMRNVFWVPKAARWEYLQKNAKKPEIGKLVDDAMDAIEKDNPSLKGVLTKNYARPALDKQRLGELIDLIGTIGLGDSESRSKDILGRVYEYFLGQFADAEGKKGGQFYTPRSIVNLLVEMLEPYKGRIFDPCCGSGGMFVQSEKFVKAHGGKIGDIAIYGQESNQTTWRLCKMNLAIRGIDSDIQWNNEGSFLNDAHKDLRANFILANPPFNDSDWKGDLLRGDARWRFGAPPVGNANFAWVQHFIYHLAPTGIAGFVLANGSMSSNTSGEGDIRKNIVEADIVDCMVALPSQLFYNTMIPACLWFVARDKKNNKFKDRRGKVLFIDARKMGVMVDRRHRELTEEDIQKIASTYHAWRGEGGKYQDVKGFCKSAKLDEIQKHDYILTPGRYVGAEDVEEDDESFDEKMKKLTTELAEQMEKGQKLDKEIRKNLAGIGYEV
- a CDS encoding ATP-binding protein, producing the protein MSQAKNFKEEFAKFCESPDRTKLRELLKQNTGEYAHIDFKERWPEIPETAKHVLGFANSGAGVLVIGISEEQNGSHIPKGIDAFEDKTNIKSKLQKYLPAELEYDIYNFEYDNEAEWGPIKNKQFQVLLVEDTPQYLPFLSLNSSGNTLHRNRVYYRGKTNTEEATHEELKKIINRRLDTNISTTAENQFKEHFDQLKILYLFIDKYIVKAPFWMQNLQTIAQMGSKKERNPRYPTVDFEDFVLRMIERKKEVIESMIGRG
- a CDS encoding restriction endonuclease subunit S, whose product is MKQNHKFKETEIGMIPEDWEVKPAEGFCERVTDGTHATPEKRDEGNYLITSRHLKEGHLDFDNAYFISTSDFNEINKRSRVDQWDIIFSMIGTVGEVYLEKSNKIEYAIKNVGLFKSGNELYGKWLFFFLKSRLANEYIRKNRSGTTQEYITLGSLRKFPIAYPRNTTEMQEIVSHLDSLQNKIELNQQMSATLEKIGQAIFKHWFIDFEFPDEKGRPYKSSGGEMVDSELGEIPKGWEVGCLRDICDITMGQSPPGQYYNERGEGLPFYQGVVDFGFRFPARRVYCTQANRFAKKDDVLLSVRAPVGRLNVAVEKCSIGRGVAALRLKEEHSGLLYYLLCATQSGWDKFEAEGTVFGSANKSDVNQFKIVIPPEPLRVLFVSLINPIDEAIKNNDRQLRVLSQTRDSLLPRLMSGKIRVNAEASQ